The genomic stretch GAGTCCCCGCGCGGATTGCCCGAACCATCGCTGTCCCTGAGTGCGTCATCAGCCGAAATGGTGCCGCAGGCAGCCCCGGCGCGTCCATTCGCAGGACGCAGCCGGGCGCCCGCGACTGTTAAAATCGCGACTTCATCTCCGCGACCGACGAGGCCGCCCGTGTCCAATCCCCCCGCCGCTCCCACTCCGATCACCTACCGCGATGCCGGCGTCGACATCGACGCGGGCAACGAGGTGGTCGAACGCATCAAGCCGCTGGTCAAGCGCAGCTTCCGCCCCGAGGTGATGGGTGGCCTCGGCGGCTTCGGCGCGCTGTTCGACCTGTCGGGCAAGTACAAGGAGCCGGTGCTCGTCTCGGGCACCGACGGCGTGGGCACCAAGCTCAAGCTGGCGCAGCAGCTCAACCGCCACGACACCATCGGCATCGACCTGGTGGCGATGTGCGTCAACGACGTCCTCGTGCAGGGCGCCGAGCCGCTGTTCTTCCTCGACTATTTCGCCACCGGCAAGCTGGACGTGGACACCACCGTGGCCGTGGTCGGCGGCATCGCGAAGGGTTGCGAGCTGTCCGGCTGCGCGCTGATCGGCGGCGAGACCGCCGAGATGCCCGACATGTACCCGCCGGGCGAATACGACCTCGCCGGCTTCTGCGTCGCGGCAGTGGAGAAATCCAGGCTGCTCGACGGCGCCAAGGTGCGCGAAGGCGACGTGCTGATCGGCATCGCCTCCAGCGGCCCGCATTCGAACGGCTACTCGCTGGTGCGCCGGATCTACGACCGCGCCGGCCGCCCGGCCGATCTCGACGTCGGCGGCGTGAAGCTGATCGACGCGCTGATGGCGCCGACGCAGCTGTACGTCAAGCCGATCCTGGAGCTGCTCGGCCTGCATGACCTGCACGCCATGGCGCACATCACCGGCGGCGGCCTGACCGAGAACATCATCCGCGTGATCCCGGACGGCCTGGGCCTCGACATCGAGGCCTCGGCGATCGTCCTGCCGCCGGTGTTCGACTGGCTGCAGCGGGAAGGCGCCGTGCCGAGCGAGGAAATGTGGCGCACGTTCAACTGCGGCGTCGGCTTCGTGCTGGTCGTCGCGCCGGACGACGTCGCCGCCGTGAACGCCGACCTCGACCGCCTGGGCCTGCAGCATCGTCCGATCGGCCAGGTCGTGAAGGCCGCCGCGGGCGCGTCGCTGGAAAGCCGCGTCCGCATCGGTTGATCCACGACACCCGATGACCATCGCCGCCCTCCGGGAGGGATCCCGGACAAGCGATCCGTACACGTCCCGTTCGCGAAAGCGATGGGCGCGGGGATTGCTGCTCATCGTGTTCGCCGCCACCTGGTTGAAGCCGGTGTGGCCGCGCGAACAGGCCCTGCACAGCGTCGGGACGGCGGTCGCCATCGCGTGGCTGTGGTGGCACGACCGGCGCTGGAACACGCGCGTGCGCGACTTCACACTGGTGTGCGGCTTCGTCGCGGTGCATTGCGTCGCGGCGCGCTGGCTGTATTCGAAGGTGCCGTACGACGACTGGTTCCGTGCCGCGCTGCACTGGTCGCCGCAGGAAGCCTTCCACTGGGAGCGCAACCATGCCGATCGTTTCATCCACCTGATGTACGGCGTGTGCTTCACGCCGCTGCTCGCGCGCCACGCGACGCAGCGCTGGCCGCTGTTGTCCGCCGCCCAGGCATTCGCCCTGGCGGTGATGGCCATCATGTGCACCAGCCTGGTGTACGAGTGGATCGAATGGGGCATCGCGCTGACGATGTCGGCGCAGGAGGCCGAGTCGTACAACGGCCAGCAGGGCGATGTCTGGGACGCCCACACCGACATGCTGCTGGCGACGCTCGGTGCACTGGCCACATGGCCGCTGGTCCGCCCAGCGCGCGAGGCTGCCATCCAGATGACGGAGGCCGCATGATGCCGAACCGCATCGCGGTGCTGGTATCGGGGCGCGGCAGC from Lysobacter auxotrophicus encodes the following:
- the purM gene encoding phosphoribosylformylglycinamidine cyclo-ligase gives rise to the protein MVPQAAPARPFAGRSRAPATVKIATSSPRPTRPPVSNPPAAPTPITYRDAGVDIDAGNEVVERIKPLVKRSFRPEVMGGLGGFGALFDLSGKYKEPVLVSGTDGVGTKLKLAQQLNRHDTIGIDLVAMCVNDVLVQGAEPLFFLDYFATGKLDVDTTVAVVGGIAKGCELSGCALIGGETAEMPDMYPPGEYDLAGFCVAAVEKSRLLDGAKVREGDVLIGIASSGPHSNGYSLVRRIYDRAGRPADLDVGGVKLIDALMAPTQLYVKPILELLGLHDLHAMAHITGGGLTENIIRVIPDGLGLDIEASAIVLPPVFDWLQREGAVPSEEMWRTFNCGVGFVLVVAPDDVAAVNADLDRLGLQHRPIGQVVKAAAGASLESRVRIG
- a CDS encoding DUF2238 domain-containing protein, with amino-acid sequence MTIAALREGSRTSDPYTSRSRKRWARGLLLIVFAATWLKPVWPREQALHSVGTAVAIAWLWWHDRRWNTRVRDFTLVCGFVAVHCVAARWLYSKVPYDDWFRAALHWSPQEAFHWERNHADRFIHLMYGVCFTPLLARHATQRWPLLSAAQAFALAVMAIMCTSLVYEWIEWGIALTMSAQEAESYNGQQGDVWDAHTDMLLATLGALATWPLVRPAREAAIQMTEAA